DNA sequence from the Alosa sapidissima isolate fAloSap1 chromosome 13, fAloSap1.pri, whole genome shotgun sequence genome:
cacacacacacacacacacatcaacacacacacacacacacacacacacacacacatcaacacacacgcacacacacacatcaacacacacacacgcacacatgcacacacaaacacacatcaacacacacgcacacacacacagttccattGTTAAGACATGACATCAGATGACATCATGTttacatgctaacatgctaatacTGATTACACATGCACTGACAGGAGACAGGGCTTCAGTAAACATTAAAGTATGTTTACAAAAATCATTAGACTAGTCATATTTGGTttcacttcaaacacacacacggttgtGAGGTCATGCAGAGAGATGGATCTGTGTCAGACAGCTATACTCATGTGAGCCAACGCTAGCTCATGAGCAAAGCTGAACAACAACAGTCAGCTgcatcctcccctctctctcacacacacacaccacacaaaaccCCATAACATTTCATTCAGTGGACATGCTAACAGGGACATGCTAAAGCACGGTCATGAGAGTCATCAGGCTCAGACTGAGTGTAGGGCAGGGAAGAGTGACCTCTCATGTCATGATTTCAGCCAGTAAAGCCACAGTGAGTATAAAGAGGGAATGCCCCCCCCCTCGCTAAAAGCCAGAGGAATGTCCCCCCCTCACTGATAGCCAGTAGACGAAGCCTGTTGCATCTACTGTATCTACCAGATACCTCACTtcaggggttcccaacctttttcGGCAGGGTGACCTTATGTTGAGGTCACAAAATGTTGGCGACCCCAATCATTCACAACATCTCTGTTGGAACATCCAGCCGTAAGCGATACTTTGATTTGATTATCTACCAGATACCATGTAGTAGCGAGCCCATCAGTGGATGCTGCTCTGAGTATGTTGGGCCTGAAGTAGAGTACTAACTGCTCTGAGTGTGTTAGGCCTGAAGTAGAGTACTAACTCTGCTCTGAGTATGTTAGGCCTGAAGTAGAGTACTAACTCTGCTCTGAGTATGTTAGGCCTGAAGTAAAGTACTAACTTTGCTCTGAGTATGTTAGGCCTTAAGTAGAGTACTTACTCTGAACATCCTTCTAGGAGAATGATGGACCTGTCATATTGCCACACTACTACTCTGAGCATGTCAAGTCTGTAATAGGGTACTTACTCTGCTGTGAATATGTTGAGTCTGGAGCAGGGTACTTACTCTGAGGATACTACTGAGAGTATGTAGGGTACTTACTCTGAGGATACTGCTGAGAGTATGTAGGGTACTTACTTTGAGGATAATGTAGGGTACTTACTCTGAGGATACTGCTGTGAGTGCATGTAGCCTGGGGCAGATGACGCAGGAGGGGCAGCACTCACAGGAGCCTGAAGACCAAATGGTGGAACACTAGGGTCAacctgagaatgagagagagagagagagaacaagagagagcgagagagagagaatgagaatgagagagagagagagagagagagaggaagagagaggaagagagaagagaaagagggaaagagagaagaaaaaaagagggaggaagggagagaaagacagatagatagacagacagacagacagacagacagacagaaagaaaggtaAATGAAGAGATTTATTTGGATAGGCCTTTGAATGACCACAGGTCATGTTGACAGGTGCCAAAGGCTCCAAGTTCTGTGATCAGGTGAGACAGGAGACAGTTGCCACAGGAACCAGCCATCCAGTCAGTCATCCACCCTCATTTACGTACGCAGACTGACATCAGGGGGCAAGAGTGAGTCAGTGGACCAGGACGCAGGCATGTggatagtgagtgtgtgtgttggtgtgtgagtgtgagagtgtgtgtgtgtgtgtgagagagagtgtgtgtgtgggtgtgtgtgtgtgcacatgtgtgagagtgtgtgtgtgtgtggtggtggtgggggggggggggggtgtatgtgtgtgtgtctttgtgagtgtgtgtgtatgtgtgtgagagagagagagtgtgtgcgtgtgtaagagagtgtgtgtgtgtgtgtgtgtgtgtgtgtgtgggggggggggggggggggggggggtgagtgtgtgtatgtgtgtacgtgtgtgtgtgtgtgcgtgtatgtgtgtgagagtgtgtctgtctgtgtgtgtgtgtgtgtgtgtgtgtttgtgtgtgtgtgtgtgtgtgagagagagtgtgtgtgtgtgtgtgtgtgtgtgtgtgtatctgtgtgagatGGACGTTGGAGACCAAGACACAAGCTGGAGGCTGAAATGGCTTGTTAAATGTTGCATGGACACAGGAGTTATAAGGTCATGCGCACCCTGCCGATTTCAACCAGAGAGGTGATGTCATGCGGAATGTTAGAAacagctggagaggagagaaagggtgagGCACACTATAGGAAGTCCCATCCTGCACCACTGGGGTGTAGTACAAGCGCGAGGCACTAGGTGGCAGTGCAGTATCACATCGCTGCTGGgctgtggagaggagagtgaggccTACTCTACTGTAGGAGAATGGGAGAGGGTGCAGTACAAGCGTTAGGCACTAGGGGGCAGCAAGGCATCATGTCACTGCTGGGCGGTGAGGAAGAACTCGAGGGCTACTCTACTGAGCGTGGTCACATGCAGCTGAGGAAGGCAGGCTGGACCTAAGCAAGgcacattactgagagacacaGGCAGGagtcacatacacaacacacaaacacatgcatgcacacacacactccaacacaaacacacacacacctgagtgaACAGGTAGGGTATGTGAGGGGCTGGGATTTGGGATGTGAAGTAATAGGGTGGGTGTGTTGAACTCCATTAGCAGTTGTGGGTGTGAGCGGGTCCGCTTGTTTTCTGTGGTATTTCATGGCTAGTAAGTGAGTGGGGTGTGTTGTATACAGAGTAGAACTGTGGATGTGGTCGCACTGTGTGGCATAGAGAATACTGCTGTGTGGCATAGTGAATACTGCTGTGTGGCATAGTGAATGCTGTGGATGTGGTCGCACTGTGTGACTTAGTGAATACTGCTGTGTGGCATAGTGAATGCTGTGGATGTGGTCGCACTGTGTGACTTAGTGAATACTGTGGTTGGTTGGACGTGGTAAATTGTGTTGTGGTTGCGTTGTTTAGTATACAGAATAGAATTGTGGATGTAGGGCAAGCGTGCTGCTTATTGTATAGTGTGTACCACATGATGAACACACGCTAGGTTTATCTAGGTGTAGCTGTAGGTTAGTGAACAGTACGCCtgtgagtgttttgtgtgtgtgtgtgtgggatacaTGCGGTctacatatattcatgcatGCTGGTGTATACATGTACTGTACTAGGTGTTCCTGAATGTCTATTGTAtgattgtattgtgtgtgtgtgtgtgtgtgtacatgtgtgtgtgtactggtttatgttgcgttgtgtgtgtgtgtgtgtgtgttagtgatgggcaaatgaagctttggtgaaccactgaaccacaggagtgtgaacctagcgacactagctgaaaagcaaaaagatggccgccacacatacttttttcaacataaaagtcttTAGCAAACCAATAattttggttacatatactggtttgggtaaggacttttatgttgaaaaatctacatgtggcagccatattggattttttcattagtgttgctagcttcacactactgtggtttagtggttcaccaaagcttcatttgcccaatACTATGTCTGTACTGGTTTAtgttgcgttgtgtgtgtgtgtgtgtgtgtacctgtggttcAGGGGCAGGGCCTAGAGGCCGAGGGGCACTGGGAAGGACAGTTGGGGTTTGGTTACTCCAGGAGGTGACTGTGGAGGCGGACCTGAactgcacacgtgcacacacacgggcacacacacgcacacgcacacacaatgccAACAAAGAACCATCATGATGTGGAAGacagacacaccaacaccaaccaGACATATGACCATACcaacaaacagcacacacacacacacacacacacacacacacacacagaagagaacAACAGCCGGTGTAACACTGAAATTCTTTGATTAAAGTGAAACACACAATATTATTATGACATACATGACATCATCAGGAGGGACCATCAGTGCTGTTTGTTGCCGgttcggggttcgaaccggcaaccctccggttacaagcctgaagcgctaaccagtaggccacggctgtgtgtgtgtgtgtgtgtgtgtgtgtgtgcgtgtgcgtgtgcgtgtgcgtgtgcgtgtgcgtgtgcgtgtgcgtgtgcgtatatgtgtgtgtgtgtgagagagtttatgtgtatgtgtgtaaatagcgctaaccagtaggccacggctggctgtgtgtgtgtgtgtgtgtgtgtgtgtgtgtgtgtgtgtgtgtgtgtgtgtgttacctgctgGTAGTACTGAGGTGCTGTGTGTGCGGGTGCCGGGGCGGGCACAGGCTGTGCGGAGTGCTGCTGATTGTAGGCGTACGCTGGCGCTGCCGCTGGCCTGGCTGTGGGCATGTTGGTGGGCGCAGGGTGGGCACTGGGGGCCTGGGGGGTGGCAGTCACGGGGGCGGCCTGGTGCCCAAGAGCCCTGCTGAGACGATCCCGCAGCCTCTCCACCACTTCCtgacatgagaacacacacacacacacacacactgctgttacAATACACACCCGCTACACCACCTCCTGACACCTCCTGACAcgcagcggcgcgcctggtctacaaccaacccaaaagggcacatgttaccccgctgctcatccagctacactggttacctatggcggcccgcatcaaattcaagtctctaacgcttgcctacaaagtagtctccggttctgctcccacctacttgaatgccctcatacagacttacactacctccagaccgctgcgctcctctgacgaacgacgtctagctctaccaccggtacgctcaagccaatccaaacttttctcatctgttgttcctcgttggtggaacacactgccagttcctacaagggcagggacatccttttccacgttcaaaaaactcctgaagacccagctctttagagaacatctactctcatagcaacacttacaacaagtcttactgatcctagcactcaccagccgttttaaactgacaagtaactgttaaaatacagcactcaccgacgcacttattcttactgtactctaatgtgttttttttaaactgtcctaaaattgtgagaattgttctaaaacttactgtttaccatgttgttagtcgctttggttaaaaagcgtcagccaaatgtaatgtaatgtaatgagaacacacacacacacacacactgctgttacAATACACACCCGCTACACCACCTCCtgacatgagaacacacacacacacacacacacacactgctgttacAATACACACCCGCTACACCACCTCCtgacatgagaacacacacacacacactactgttaCAATACACACCCGCCACACCACCTCCTgatatgagaacacacacacacacacacacacacacacacacacacacacactactgttaCAATACACACCCGCTACACCACCTCCTGACATGGGAACACACACTACTGTTACACACCCGCTACACCACTTCCTGacatgggaacacacacacacacacgcacacacactactgttacacacccactcatttttttttgttagtcTGACATTTCCCAGGTTGCcaaattgtgtatgaaatacaccctactgtacatatagcctacataatgaCTTCCTTTTGTAATAAAACCTGCTAACCCAAACCCCAAATAAGAAAGCGGGTGTACACTGCACAGCCACTGAGTCTCGCAAGAAAGCGGTCTAGTTGAATAACCTGGTTTGTCAAATTGTTGGAGAagaacgaccgaaatgcagtgttccaAGGAGTGAAtgaaacatgttaaatatgCAAAACTGATTCTGTGCAAACACTGACACCCTGGGtcttgagggtgtgtgtgggctcttAATGGCTCTTGAGGGTGTGGGACtcttgagggtgtgtgtgggtgtgtgtgggctcttgagtgtgtgtgtgggctcttgagtgtgtgtgtgggtgtgtgtggggctcttgagcgtgtgtgtgggctcttgagggtgtgtgtgggcttttaagggtgtgtgtgggctcttGATGGCtcttgagggtgtgtgtgggctcttGAGAATGTGTGAGGGCTCTTGAGTGTGAGTACGGGGCTCTTGAGGGTGAGTACGGGGCtcttgagggtgtgtgtggggctcttgagggtgtgtgtggggctgcTCACCTGGTTGCTGTTCTCAGGCAGGTAGGCCAGGGCGGTGTCCAGACTACCCTGCGACGCCAGCAGACTGGCGTACTGGCCCATCTTCTGTGCCAACATGGTGCCCATGGTGGAGGCCTGAGCCCCGTGAGTCCGCTCCACCGCCTGGCGCAGAATCACCACCTTCTCCACCAGGTCCTGAAAGGGCAAAGGTCAAACTGGCCATCAACAAGGACAATCAGGGACTCCAACTACCATATTCCATATTCAACTGATCTGACAACAGAGCTGGCACTGCTAACTGTCCTGTGCGGGAATTGCTATCTGACCTGCAGACAGGGCAGGCTGAGAGTGGGCACTGCCAACTGACCAGCAGTGAGAGCGGGAACTGCTAACTGAGCAGTGCTGGGCTAACTGCTAACTGGGCAGTCTTGAACAGACACTGCCAATTGAGCTAAAGAGAGAGCGGGCACTGACCTAGAATCAGAGTAGGCATTGCCAACTGACCAGCAGGTTACCTGACCTGAGAGGACACTGCCAACTGACCTGCAGACATAGTGGGCACTGCTGATAGCGGGCACGGCCAACTGACCTGCAGTGAGAGTGGGCACTGGGCCAACTGACCTGCAGTGAGAGTGGACACTGGGACTCCTGGGCTTTGGTCCAGCAGGTCACGAGCTTCTCCACACTGCCAGCGCAGATGTAACACAAACACGCCTGGGCCTGCAGCGACAAGTCCTCCGCCTGCTCCAGACGAGAGCCCAGCAgacctgatacacacacacacacacacacacatacacacaaacgtgtatggacacagacacgtacaagcgcacgcacacacacacacacacacacacacacacacacacacagaagtgttATTCATAAATATTTCACACTTGGGAGGACTATGCCAATGTCTCCTACTTCTCCATGTGCTATGTGAAAACAGGAAAAACAACCAGCTTTCCCATGAGATAACTAactacagagggagagagaaagaatgtggagagaggagagagagagagggagagaaagatagatagatagatagatagatagatagatactttatataGATACCtgatagatagagagggagagagagagagagagagagagagacagagagagaaagagagaaagatagatagatagatagatagatagatagatagagagggagagagagagagggagaaagagctgACCACAGAGATTGGAGAAGTCCTCAGGCTTGGCGTAGGTCATGACCGCTGCCAGGGCCTCCCTCCAGCTGTGCAGTTCACATGTCTGCAGGATGTCCAGCCAGTCCCTCATCACCACCGCACTGATGAGctgatgaccacacacacacacagacacacacacacagacagacacacacacacgcacgcacgcacgcaaataaatgggcattgaataaactaAGTTAGGGTACTCAAGCAAGTAAAGtcaataaccagatatacaccaattctgtgtggaaatatttatatttctttAAGTGGGACCCCGTTACCTTGGTGATTTTTGTCTGGGTCTTCAGGAAGTACTTCTTCTGGGTCCTCTCCAGGAGTTCCGGTCCACCAGCGATGGCCAGGATGATGCTGTCCGCCATCCGGTTGTCATGGAGACAGAGATCAACGGCGCTCTCAAAGTCGCCTGTGAGCAGTGCCTGTGTGATCAGACCGTCCACTTctaaaaataacacacacacatacatgatcagcagtcaaaataaacataatttaaacatctcaacacacactcacacaaacacacacacaaacactgttttATATCAAACTAGCCTCATTAAACATAAGTCAcaggaaacacagacacagacacacacctattTACAGTACATCCAACTAACCACAAACACAGGTCATCATTAGCAGTCAtaggaaacactgcacacacacagacacagacacagacacagacacacaggtcaTCATTAGCAGTCATAGGAAACactgcacacgcacagacacaaatatCTACAGCACCAAACAGACATCAACACACACTACGACGTGCCTACCTTTGCTAACTTTGAGTTTGACAGGTTCTGAAACGGATGGAGCAGGTGCGGGTGGTTCGACCGCCACTTCAGGTTCCCTCGCGGGTTCTGCAGGTCCTGTGCTTATGTCCTCCGTGGGATCTTCTAAGGGTTCTTCAATAAGGTCATCAgctgcttcctcctcctcctccttctcctccttctcctcctccatctccggTTCCACCACAGCCACTGGCTCTGGTTCTGGCAGCATATCTTCTTCCAGTTGTagttccacctcctcctccggcTCCCACTGTTATACAAACAGGAAGTTAGAGAAGCACCACACATAACAAGCATGCTTTAGAAGCGGCCCGCCAGCCGCCTCCCTCTGATCTGACTTAATGAGCTTTTTGGATTAGGACAGGCCAGTCAAAACATGACACATAGTTTACCATAGTTAACctgccattttgaaaaatgtcaataaAATGACTCAGTTGGGGTTCTACATCTCTTGTATCAAATCAAGTCAATTATCTCTACAAAATGTATgctcaacatacagtatatcatttACCTGCAAATgtacacaaaaagaaaaagacacaGACAACAAAAATGCCCAATATTGCCTTGGTCTGATTTctagtgtttgtttgtatgcttgtacattttaataataataataatgcattttgTTTATGAGCGCCTTTCTCAACACTCATTTTACGAAAATATAATAATCATATAACAGCATCGTAGCTGTAAAATATACTTTAAGGTAGTCATATGGCATCAAATTTGCACTTCAAGAATTcaaatcatttttttctttttttaattacttACTTATTGTTTGCCTGCTTATAAATGAGGTGAGAGTAACCAGGGCAATTCTGGGAAAATCAAGATACTACATTGGCAGCATTCCTGTGTCCCAGTTTAATACCATTAGCAATATCCATTACTATTTGCAGTGTCAATTACCATTAGAAATATCCATTACCATTAGCAGTGTTGATTACCATTAACAATACCTGAGACTATTAGCATTGCTAATTTCCATAAGAAATAACCATTACCATAACCATTATCCTAAACAAATGTCACCACCATACAGTAAGGTCTGCATGATCTATTAGCATTGCTCATAACAATTAGCATTAGGCATTATTTGCATTATCATAATGTCAGTAACCATCAATATCATCCTTAGCCATTACCCTTTATCATTATAGAGTTTCAAAGCCAAAGAGAAAGTACAATGGAACAAAAAATGTAAAGACTGTAATGGAACCAAAAAAACCCTGCAATAATGAAACTTGATAGCGATTAGCGCCATACAGGAAATAAATAGCCGAGGCGGAGCTACACGATGGGACCACACAGGCATATGCCACAGCAACAGACAAGGGTGGACTCGACTCGAGACGAGGGTACCTCCTGTAGGGTTCTCTCCTCCTCGGAGGGAGCGGGGACCACTGGCTCCTGCGTGTCCCCTGGTAGATCCACCACAGGCTCAGGGGCAGGAGCCTGCATGACCACCCGGGGCTCAGGTGCGCCCTCTGCTCGATCAGAGAGGTCACACGCCTGAGACAGCTGCTGTGAAGGGGCACCAGGTGTGAACATGGGCACTGGATGCAAGGGTACTGGAGGAGACGGGTCAACTACAGGCACTTCAGGTGGAGGAGCAGAAAGGTCTGCAGCAGGTATGCACTGTGGCACAGGTGGAACGGCAACAGCAGGTATAGACTCGGGTACAGGTGAAATGCCAACAACAGGTAGCAGCTGAGATACAGGTGAAATGCCAACAACAGGTAGAGGCTCAGGTACAGGTAATATACCAACAGCAGGTACAGGCTCAGGAGCAGGTGAGGAGACAATGCCAGGTACAGTATCAAGCACAGGTGGTTGGACATCTTGGGGTATACATTCATTTACAGGAAGTTGGGCCACTGGTGGAAAGGAGAGGTCAACTGAAGACGCAAGGTCAATCTGGGGAGCTGGGACTTCCATGGGGGCCAGACCAAAGCCAGGAGCTGCTAGGGGAACAGCCGACGCATCTGAAGGGTAAGGGGGACTCGTGAAGCCTGTGTTCCCAGGGGGTAGTTGATCTGCTGGGGCAAGAAGCAGTTGTGCTGGTGAAGGTGCGAATAAAGGAAGCGATTGCTGGATGTCACTGGGAGGAGCAAATACAGGAAGAGCCTGCTGGACTTCACAGGGAGGCGCGAATAGAGACACAGGCTGCTGCTGCAGGTTGAGTGGAGGAGCAAGTGTCGGGACACTGAAGTCCTGGAGGTCCACCAGTGCCATGGCTTCAGGTGTCAGATGAAGGCTGGCAGCTGGAGAGGCGTCCAAAGGAATGAGAGGTTGTAAAGAGGGGTCCAAGGTAATGGCTTCAGGAGATTGTTCCAGAATGGCTGCTTCAGGAAGTGGTTCCAGAGTAACCGCTTCAGGAGGTGGTTCTAGAAGGGCTACTTCAGAAAGCGGTTCCAAAATAGCTGCTTGAGGAGATGGTTCCAGAATGGCTGCTTCGGGAAGTGGTTCCAGAGTCGCTGCTTCAGGAGGTGGTTCTAGAAGAGCCACTTCAGAAAGCGGTTCCAAAATAGCTGCTTGAGGAGATGGTTCCAGAATGGCTGCTTTGGGAAGTGGTTCCAGAGTCGCTGCTTCAGGAGGTGGTTCTAGAAGAGCCACTTCAGAAAGCGGTTCCAAAATAGCTGCTTCAGGAGGTTGTCCCACTGCGGCTGCTTCAGGAGGCAATGTTCCACTGACAGTGTGTGCTTCTGGTTGAACATTTGGTACGAGTTCCAATTGAGGTTCAGGCATAAGACCTGCTTGAAGTTCGGGTTGGACTTCTGCCTGGGGTCCTGGTGCAAACATCACTTCAGCTTCAGGTACAAATTCCACTTCAGAAATGGGTTCCACTTGCGTTTCAGGGGCCAGTTCCACCTCGGATTTAGGTACGTGTTCTGCTGCAAGTTCTGGTGGAATCGCAGGTTCCACTTGTGGTGGAGGTACAAGCTCCACTGCGGGCTCTGTCTGAGGTTCAGGCACTGCTTCTGGCTGATGGAGTTGATGGAGTATCACAGGCTGTGAAATGGAGAAGGAGTCGGCAGGAAAGACGGAGAAGGAGTCAGCAGGGAAGTCTGGCGTAGGTTCAGGAGGTGCGGGTTCAGCCTCAGGTTCTTGAGTCTGTGGTTCCGGCTCAGGTTCCGGTTCCGGTTCTGGTTGAGATTCGGGAACCGCTAGAGGCTCAGATACGGCCTGAGGGTGAGGCAGGTGGTTAAAAGCAGAAGCAgcgtcagaaacacacacatgcgcatgcgcacgcgcacacacacacacacacatacacacagcagatTGCAGGTAATTCAATCAGGATACAGCAAGCACAAGCAAAGTTGCAAGGTAAACCACAACATCTGGTTGATCTTCATTttcagtctgtctgtcactAAGTTCTTCACTGTGGTtcttcaaataaaaaaatgtcaaattgtaagaaaatacatttatgtacatatgtcttatgtacataacatacgtCTTCACTTAGGGCACTCAAGTCCTTTAgatcaggggtccccaaccttttatgtaccatggaccggtttgattcccattttttttttcacggaccggttggggggagggggggggggggggggggttcgggggttccatgttccgtgttgtgcatgcattacttgaaaagaactagctccagttatgcatgaacagtgaaggtaacgaactcttaaaaatgtgaaaaacgtgaacttgaagaagtgaaaattgaacaatatgaactatgaaaattgaacaacttgaagctacatctatcatgtgtgaacatgcttaacaaaatttggtaacaaaacatgggaactaaacgtgcattacgaatataatcagggggagccctgtgcttgtttccctgcaacaagaaggttccatctggggatgatggaagacagtgacaccctcagtgtgtttgaaatgtccagtcgattgcgcaatttggtgttagttgcagtcattgctgaaaacccggcctcgcatagatacgtggtgggaaatggtagcaacgttttcagcgcttttacagCTAT
Encoded proteins:
- the sec31a gene encoding protein transport protein Sec31A isoform X4, with protein sequence MKLKEINRTAIQAWSPAQQHPVYLATGTSAQQLDASFSTSASLEIFQLDLTDPTLDMKTSGTFSSPHRYHQLAWGPHGIGSDGHPSGVLIAGGENGNIILYDPAKILDGSSDVVIDQSTKHTGPVRALDVNPFQTNLFASGGNESEIYIWDLNSFSSPMTPGPKSQPLEDVSCVAWNGQVQHILASASPSGRASIWDLRKNDLIIKVSDHSNRMHCSGLAWHPEVATQLALASEDDRMPVIQMWDLRFATSPLKVLENHTRGVLAIAWSLADPELLLSCGKDNRILCWDPNTAEVLYELPTSSQWCFDIQWCPRNPALLSAAAFDGHISVYSIMGGKNDAVSLKQADQISTSFGNLDPFGTGQTLPPLQLPQAPTAPSTVTPLKKPPKWIRRPVGASFAFGGKLVSLENGNPLPQPTQQPLPRVVHVSQVVTETAFLERSGQLQATLSAGSFAEFCQTKIEAAPSEFEKAVWSFLKVNFEDDSRGKYLELLGYKKEELALKIAEALEKKDSQPAEAVSEPLAVPESQPEPEPEPEPEPQTQEPEAEPAPPEPTPDFPADSFSVFPADSFSISQPVILHQLHQPEAVPEPQTEPAVELVPPPQVEPAIPPELAAEHVPKSEVELAPETQVEPISEVEFVPEAEVMFAPGPQAEVQPELQAGLMPEPQLELVPNVQPEAHTVSGTLPPEAAAVGQPPEAAILEPLSEVALLEPPPEAATLEPLPKAAILEPSPQAAILEPLSEVALLEPPPEAATLEPLPEAAILEPSPQAAILEPLSEVALLEPPPEAVTLEPLPEAAILEQSPEAITLDPSLQPLIPLDASPAASLHLTPEAMALVDLQDFSVPTLAPPLNLQQQPVSLFAPPCEVQQALPVFAPPSDIQQSLPLFAPSPAQLLLAPADQLPPGNTGFTSPPYPSDASAVPLAAPGFGLAPMEVPAPQIDLASSVDLSFPPVAQLPVNECIPQDVQPPVLDTVPGIVSSPAPEPVPAVGILPVPEPLPVVGISPVSQLLPVVGISPVPESIPAVAVPPVPQCIPAADLSAPPPEVPVVDPSPPVPLHPVPMFTPGAPSQQLSQACDLSDRAEGAPEPRVVMQAPAPEPVVDLPGDTQEPVVPAPSEEERTLQEWEPEEEVELQLEEDMLPEPEPVAVVEPEMEEEKEEKEEEEEAADDLIEEPLEDPTEDISTGPAEPAREPEVAVEPPAPAPSVSEPVKLKVSKEVDGLITQALLTGDFESAVDLCLHDNRMADSIILAIAGGPELLERTQKKYFLKTQTKITKLISAVVMRDWLDILQTCELHSWREALAAVMTYAKPEDFSNLCGLLGSRLEQAEDLSLQAQACLCYICAGSVEKLVTCWTKAQESQCPLSLQDLVEKVVILRQAVERTHGAQASTMGTMLAQKMGQYASLLASQGSLDTALAYLPENSNQEVVERLRDRLSRALGHQAAPVTATPQAPSAHPAPTNMPTARPAAAPAYAYNQQHSAQPVPAPAPAHTAPQYYQQFRSASTVTSWSNQTPTVLPSAPRPLGPAPEPQVDPSVPPFGLQAPVSAAPPASSAPGYMHSQQYPQIFPHYNAGAAAPPALYNPLQYSSSPPSGGAAYPPSSSAPYPHHYMPSAAPYPPSPATAYPSHPHHHHPPPLPHSLPSPPAASVAPSFPSPPPVASSSFAPSSPPPLMGGSTFQQGGLGSPVSNVPPALLPPGASGPQNGWNDPPNLTRGPKKKKVLDNYAPPAPITAPIMSPLGEPQPQAPTGPPQPYPQPGLQAPYAPMQHHPPQGVAPAPGPPSVPLMNLQGAPGAPTGDRIQPMQKLPAEKVSKKPIPQEHMMLKTTFEGLVQKCLAAASDPQTKRKLDVANKRLEMLYDKLREQSLSPAIVGGLHNMARSIESRAYTDGLNIHTHIVSSSNFSEISAFMPVLKVLLTEAIKLGV